Proteins encoded within one genomic window of Bacillus thuringiensis:
- a CDS encoding PTS sugar transporter subunit IIB — protein MRNIVLLCNAGMSTSMLMNKMRGYAQSAGYNCEINAYALTEATNVGPAADVILLGPQVRYALNNVKKQLPEKHIEVIDMAAYGMLDGKKVIERVKTILGD, from the coding sequence ATGAGAAATATTGTACTTTTATGTAACGCAGGTATGTCTACAAGTATGTTAATGAACAAAATGAGAGGGTATGCACAATCAGCAGGTTATAACTGTGAAATTAATGCTTATGCATTAACGGAAGCAACAAATGTTGGTCCAGCAGCTGATGTGATTTTATTAGGACCACAAGTTAGATATGCATTAAACAATGTGAAAAAACAATTGCCAGAAAAGCATATTGAAGTAATTGATATGGCAGCTTACGGCATGTTAGATGGAAAAAAAGTAATTGAGCGAGTGAAAACTATTTTAGGAGACTAA
- a CDS encoding prolyl oligopeptidase family serine peptidase: MSVLKNTYFEGGHRLKKIRKFPILCMVVGSLAGGLVLSGCSSESKDKALKDSDITLITNVLPYGEVGATVVCDFGDTIDSSKLTKDSFEVEVEVNGKPQNRKITKVYTNNKAEVSETSKDGQYVVIELDENDKYASTSTFNEEKFLSTRDNLDYKLSLTKEIKTKEGATFKASEQKKKISKVVTPIVDDFKKGVYQDASGNKMQYRLFEPKKEPNKKYPLVLFLHGSGERGNDNYMQVVGNKGAVAWANPEQQKKNPAYVLAPQVKAAETLTAYWTEEPNYTTMFNLLKETIDKYDIDKNRIYVVGMSNGGIGTWNVIKKNPNLFAAAVPICGIGDLPGNKLVSEYEPLQDTSVFKNIKDMPIWVFHAEDDPLVDVRYSRDAVRAIKELGGSLVKYTEYPTGVVKPMGHFSWVPALQDTEMINWLFNQSK, from the coding sequence ATGTCAGTTTTGAAAAATACATATTTTGAGGGAGGTCATCGTCTGAAAAAGATAAGGAAATTTCCAATTTTATGTATGGTAGTAGGCAGCCTGGCAGGTGGTTTAGTTCTTTCAGGATGTTCGTCAGAAAGTAAAGATAAGGCTTTAAAAGACTCAGATATAACACTTATAACGAATGTTCTTCCATATGGAGAGGTAGGAGCTACTGTCGTTTGTGATTTTGGAGATACAATAGATAGCTCAAAATTAACAAAAGATAGTTTTGAAGTTGAGGTGGAAGTGAATGGGAAACCTCAAAATAGAAAAATAACGAAAGTGTATACAAATAATAAAGCTGAAGTATCAGAGACTTCAAAAGACGGACAATACGTCGTGATTGAATTAGATGAAAATGATAAATATGCATCTACCTCAACATTTAATGAAGAAAAATTTTTAAGCACAAGAGATAATTTAGATTATAAGTTATCTCTTACGAAAGAAATTAAAACAAAAGAAGGTGCAACTTTTAAAGCATCTGAACAGAAAAAGAAAATTTCAAAAGTAGTTACTCCTATTGTAGATGATTTTAAAAAAGGCGTATATCAAGATGCATCTGGAAACAAAATGCAATACAGACTTTTTGAGCCTAAAAAAGAGCCTAACAAAAAATATCCACTAGTTTTATTTTTACATGGATCAGGTGAACGAGGAAATGACAACTATATGCAAGTCGTAGGAAATAAGGGTGCTGTAGCGTGGGCTAATCCAGAACAGCAAAAGAAAAACCCTGCATATGTGTTAGCTCCTCAGGTTAAAGCAGCTGAGACCCTTACAGCATATTGGACCGAGGAACCAAACTATACCACGATGTTTAATTTGCTAAAAGAAACCATCGATAAGTATGATATTGATAAAAATCGTATATATGTTGTTGGTATGTCCAATGGTGGAATTGGGACTTGGAATGTTATTAAGAAGAACCCAAATCTTTTCGCAGCTGCTGTTCCGATTTGTGGAATAGGAGATTTGCCAGGAAATAAGCTTGTTAGTGAATATGAACCATTACAAGATACTTCAGTATTCAAGAACATTAAAGATATGCCAATTTGGGTCTTTCATGCAGAAGATGATCCGCTGGTTGATGTGAGATATAGCAGAGACGCTGTACGAGCTATTAAAGAACTAGGCGGTTCTTTGGTCAAATATACAGAATATCCAACTGGTGTCGTTAAACCAATGGGACACTTTTCTTGGGTGCCGGCATTACAGGATACAGAGATGATAAATTGGTTGTTTAATCAGTCAAAATAG